The nucleotide window tatgcgatgctagtgattatgccattggggctgttttgggacaaaggaaagataagaaggtgtatgcaatatactatgcaagtaggaccttagatgatgctcaaataaattactctactacagagaaagagtttttggcagtagtatttgcagtagacaaattcaggtcctaccttgtggggtctaaggtaatagtgtacacggatcatgcagctatcaagtatctccttcagaaaaaagaggctaaacctagattgataaggtgggtgtTACTCCTTCAAGaatttgacttggaaattaaagataagaaaggagtagaaaatgtggtagcggatcatctatctagattgaggcaagaacaaggagacaatttgggaaaagagcccccaatagatgattattttcctgatgagcaattgttAGTAATTATGAATGCAAAaaccccttggtatgcagattttgtgaactatctagtgtgtggaatccttccacctgatttaacatggcagcaaaagaagaaatttctttttgatgtgaaggattatgattgggaggaaccatttttgttcaagaaatgtggagatgggctgattagaagatgtttagctgatgaggagatagggaatgttatcaaagattgccattcttcactttatgggggtcatatgagtgtgacaaagactgtagaaaaagttcttcaagcagggttcttttggccacacatgtttaaggatgtgaggaagtttgtaaatgcatgtgataggtgtcaaaggatgggtaatatctcaaagagagatgaaatgcccctccaaaacatattggaagtggaattatttgatgtgtggggcattgatttcatgggaccttttccatcgtccttgggacacaaatatattttagttggagtagattatgtaagcaaatgggttgaagctataccatctctaactaatgatgttagagttgtgattaaattccttaaaaagttcatttttacaagatttggaactccacgtgccattataagtgatggaggttctcatttttgcaaccatcaatttgaaagattattgcaaaaatatggagtgaagcataaggttgcaacaccctaccatccacaaactagtggtcaagtggagatctccaatagagagctgaaaagaattcttgagaaaacagtgaattgttcgaggaaagattggtcactaaagttagatgatgctctttgggcctatagaacagccTTTAAAACTCCTATCGGAActaccccatttagattggtttatgggaaggcttgtcatttacctttagagttggagcatagagcatattgggccataaagatactgaactttgacttaaagactgcaggagaaaaaagaatgctgcaactaaatgaacttgaggagcttagattggatgcttatgaaaatgccaagctttacaaggaaagaactaagagatggcatgataagcatattaggaggaaagaatttcaagaaggtgatgttgttctcctatacaattctaggttaaggttatttccaggaaaattgaagtcaagatggtcagggccctacactgttataaaagtatacccctatggagctgttgagataggcaatgagacctcagggactttcaaagttaatgggcagagattaaaacattatattgttggagaacccacgcaaaagtttgtagaggtttcatggcttggttctccAGTCAGGGATACTTAGGAgaattggagtggaaggtcaagcttaagaccttaaacaagcgcttcttgggaggcaacccaagcgtatccttttatagttcattaattttccatttcatttcacttTCAGTTTTCACCCCCATTaatctcaaaagtgacatttgtttatcttttataggtcattcatgaagatggggcaagtttacacttgtggcaaaaacaaagaattaaagagagcaagtataaagcaaaattctgcactttatgagtgcctgtgaacagtaacacctttaaacttgtgctaaattgctgatattgcagtctacttgatagcacatgtttgattttgtgttttgtgtaaattctgtgaTATACAACTTggatgaggatcaattttgatatttaggactgatgtgagctttattgaagtgcaaaaatagtgtttgttaagttttaccttttagtgtatatataatttttgtAGTCTGTTAGAATTTGAATGTTTTTGTTTGAGTTACTGCTAGTTTTTGTAATCTGCAGATTTttattactgttcatgctactgttcatgttgctaaaaaggtcaatttctatgtcttttctgcaattcttgaatgcttggaacttgtctcaaatgctgctgaaaatatgcttttggtataagtttagaaaggagaccatttcattGAATGTGCAAAAGGGTAGTCACAATTGGTGCCTAAATTGAAAAATGCTTACATAAGCTAAATGAATATATTGTGTTTGATGAGTGCTAAGAGATGATGAACTTAAATCcctcaattttatggtgtttgtatGTATTTGGAAATTGCTGGGGGTCATGATAGAATTCCATAGCTTGTAGACTGTTTTTGGCAAGCAAAACCACAATTTTTCtcaaaacctgccgaaacttgctgatgacattgcttgtcaagcagagtcttaagcaaattctgctgaaccttatgcttaaccccaagcatggCCCATCTTACAACAGGTCTGCCCCACAATTTAAAATAGCTCAAGATGTCCGCcaatttgtcaaaagcctccGCCAACACTCCCGATAGACCTCGTCGATTTTTTTTTTCCCACGCCATTTCTTCCGGCAATCTTTACAGGAAGCCGAACAGTTTCTCCCTTTCCATTAAAATGGTAAGAACGAAAATGTGGTCTTCCCACAAACCCAAACTCAGCAAATTTCGACCTAAAATGGGTACTCCATCTTCATTGCccgcaaaccctaaccccagccccAGTCCACCACTACCCCAATCACCGCCACCACAAACGCCGCCATTACCACAATCACCACCACCCCAGTCACCGCCACCACCCCCAAGCCAAATACCACCTCTCATTCCGCCGACTCCCCTCTCGCCGCAATCTGAGCCACAACATAAAACGCCAATTCCCGATTCCCATTCCCCAGAACCAGCGCCTGAACCTGTGCCTACTCAAACGAAATCCCAAGGCAAAACAAAAAATGCTGCAAGTAAACCTAAGAAAACCCCTGTCGGAAAACGGAAACGAGTACCCTCTGTTCCTTTCGACCTGAATTCACCACCTCAGCCGTCCTCTGAACCAGTTAGCAAAAGGACCAGGTCTTCCTCACAAACTCCAGCACCAGTGACCCAAACACCAATAACTCAGTCTCCCTTACACTCTCCAGCACCTGCGTCATCTGCAGATACTATAgaggaggtaatttctccattaccttgggcttttagggATATGGATATGAAAAAGGCATATGAGAAATTACTTTCTAAAACTATTTTGGCAAAcaagtatatggatgagcagattttgaaagaattaggcatttatgaTTCTGTCTTTGCCTATTTGGATGTTGTTAGCTGGACTGATTTTGCTAaaattagggaaccagtgtacaaggatCTAACCCTCAAATTTTTGAGTTCCCTAAGGTTGAGTTTCAAACCAACAGTGCCTGAACATAGAGATATgatatattttcgatgtgctggaattgatagggagttagacatgggtgctatgaatgcaatttttggttttcaggattcGGGGTATAAAAACATTAAGTGGCAGCAAACTGTTTATGACCCTGTTCAATTCTGGAAGGACATTGCACCTTTTGGGGGTTATTATGGacagaggactgcaaaagcctctaggatagttgaccatgtattgaaatacctccataggttcatcacttacactgttttaggaaggggacacgaGAATTGATTGTGGGTGCTGGGGATTTGTTTCtcttgtggtgcatgaaggagagaaaacaagtaagtacagcccatttcatagctactcattggcaccaaattgtcacaaagcatactaaaggtagtattgtttttggggggtatataactgctatagcaaaatcatttagctttgatgctagtctatataaattgctgccagtttctggggaatcatatatagacagcacaatgttgctgcatatggatgtttgtgagaaaatAGGCCATACCTATACTTTGTTACAGCAGCATCCTGATACCCCAGGTACTGCAGACCCCACCACTTTTGCACCAGCAGAACCACAACCAACCTCTACCCCACAGTTTTCAGCAGACATTTTATCCATCTTAAAATCCTTGGAATCCAGAATAACAAAtttcactgtccaaccatctgttccctcacctgacaccacagaaattcttgctaccttgaaaaacttagaaatcaaaattgaagCCATGGGTCaggagcaggttaaccaaaagaagaagctagaaaagaaacttaaaaagagatttttatctcttaaaaagaaacagaagcaacatcaacttcaaatgctggagctttacaacaaactggcccaatcctacaacaacttatatcattggggccaagccatgtttcaagaaatgaaagacttAGAGAAAACTTGAACCGCTCAAGCTTCGGATCACAATGAACCTACTGCAGAGCATGAAGCACACCCTGGTTTAGCAGAAAAGCCTTGACAGCAGAACTTGATCAGTAGCAGCAGTTTTAATTTCTGTTTTAAGTTTATTTTTGtaatttgtttattttaattttcaaactttggtcatggttgtaatactttggtacttggtttttattattatctctgcacttctttcctttagtttactttattttattttatctctgAATGTTTCttggtttaatttttgatttaactgttacattttatttctttacactcTTTCATTTTCTTGAACATTATTTTAGcactttatcttttcttcaatcctaattttgttgacattgatgagttgcacaaattTTCTTTGAGCCGCAACTGTTCCACATCAGTTGGAGGTAACAGCTTCCCTTACACCAGTTAAGCTTATGGTATGTtaccaatgcttatgctttcgctttaccctacgcaacaggttaagcaacatcttgaGCAGTGTAAactcatacatttgggatactttttcacatttttctctctaaagcttcattgttaatatcattttgagctaattttggaattcttgagcttatattgatttaatccccaattgtataaatttcaataattgagtAATTctcacaattttgcccatctttgcattcattttaaacattgaggacaatgtttcatttgagtttgggggtgagggcaaaatttttgcacaatctttaaaattttcattcattcatttattgcatttcattcatccatatatagataatccatacacttatacatataccacacacaggTCTATACTCATAcgcatacatttgcatatagttttcatatagattaaatttagttttaattcgatttatgcattcattttaggatcatgcatatcataaaaataaatttttatcttaTCCTTAAAGGATTGagagttgctttgaagagcaattaagcttacttttagaagggtttgatggattgaaagttctagataggtgcaaatttattagattcttgctttagtttatatcttcttagccaagggccacccaatcaatcgcattgactttgagtgcttagagaaaactctaaggtgagaagtagctaattgatgtctcaccaatcctagaacaatcttcctaaacctttcaaggcgaaatcatagcatacacttgaaaaagaaatgatctaggcattctttgaattttaaacccatattttagccttagccaacctcacttaaaaatttccctttggaaccaatttgagcctacatttatccctcttattcctttagaacccacattaatgcctagccataaacccaaacacttacctaccctccatgagaataattctttgagtgatagatacacttaaaaaaattaataataataataattagttgggagaagtggctaaagtaaaaaggctagcaaattcaattatggtatgtaaagtaattcaccactcaAGTATAcagagaaatgagtttgggggtgaattgaaagggacaattgtaattcaaagtcaatgttatttatgtagtccctctaaaagcttcaaaat belongs to Hevea brasiliensis isolate MT/VB/25A 57/8 chromosome 4, ASM3005281v1, whole genome shotgun sequence and includes:
- the LOC131179449 gene encoding vegetative cell wall protein gp1-like translates to MGTPSSLPANPNPSPSPPLPQSPPPQTPPLPQSPPPQSPPPPPSQIPPLIPPTPLSPQSEPQHKTPIPDSHSPEPAPEPVPTQTKSQGKTKNAASKPKKTPVGKRKRVPSVPFDLNSPPQPSSEPVSKRTRSSSQTPAPVTQTPITQSPLHSPAPASSADTIEEVISPLPWAFRDMDMKKAYEKLLSKTILANKYMDEQILKELGIYDSVFAYLDVVSWTDFAKIREPVYKDLTLKFLSSLRLSFKPTDSGYKNIKWQQTVYDPVQFWKDIAPFGGRGHEN